A single region of the Salarchaeum japonicum genome encodes:
- a CDS encoding thiamine ABC transporter substrate-binding protein, translating into MKRRTYLKTGGAAAIAGLAGCLNVSESNDGTTTDTTTGGTTEGTTTGTASEPDEPLTIATYDSFFGDEGTAGNWLKQAWEAERDTKIEFTAPSNGVNEFISRKKQGASIDADLFVGLNTGELVRVDEQLPDATLFDTPGGLSHASRIKDSLQIDPERRALPYDTGYISLVYDSTEIEEPQTFDDLTSPAYQGALLAENAQTSDPGRAFLLWTIHEMGADGYLDYWQDLVENDVRILDDWQPAYNAYMNRERPIVVSYSTDQVYYHGEDELPRHQIGFLNDQGYANPEAMARFADTNQPETAAAFMDFVLTDEAQANIAVNNVQFPATTTADLPDEYDQYAHEPPEPVTFTYEELAGNLDGWINEWARQIASN; encoded by the coding sequence ATGAAGCGGCGTACGTACCTCAAGACCGGCGGCGCGGCGGCCATCGCGGGACTCGCGGGCTGTCTGAACGTCAGCGAGTCGAACGACGGCACGACCACCGACACGACCACGGGAGGCACGACCGAGGGGACGACGACCGGGACGGCGAGCGAACCCGACGAACCCCTGACCATCGCGACCTACGACTCCTTCTTCGGGGACGAGGGCACCGCGGGGAACTGGCTGAAGCAGGCGTGGGAGGCAGAGCGCGACACGAAAATCGAGTTCACCGCGCCGTCGAACGGCGTCAACGAGTTCATCAGCCGGAAGAAGCAGGGCGCGAGCATCGACGCGGACCTCTTCGTCGGCCTGAACACGGGCGAGCTCGTGCGCGTTGACGAACAGCTCCCGGACGCGACCCTGTTCGACACGCCGGGCGGTCTCTCGCACGCGAGCCGAATCAAGGACAGCCTCCAGATCGACCCCGAGCGCCGCGCGCTCCCCTACGACACCGGCTACATCAGCCTCGTCTACGACAGCACGGAAATCGAGGAGCCGCAGACGTTCGACGACCTCACGAGTCCCGCCTACCAGGGCGCGCTCCTCGCGGAGAACGCGCAGACGAGCGACCCCGGGCGGGCGTTCCTCCTCTGGACGATTCACGAGATGGGCGCGGACGGCTACCTCGACTACTGGCAGGACCTCGTGGAGAACGACGTGCGCATCCTCGACGACTGGCAGCCCGCGTACAACGCGTACATGAACCGCGAGCGTCCCATCGTCGTCTCCTACTCCACCGACCAGGTGTACTACCACGGCGAGGACGAACTCCCCCGCCACCAGATCGGGTTCCTGAACGACCAGGGGTACGCGAACCCCGAGGCGATGGCGCGGTTCGCGGACACGAACCAGCCCGAGACCGCCGCGGCGTTCATGGACTTCGTGCTCACCGACGAGGCGCAGGCGAACATCGCGGTGAACAACGTCCAGTTCCCGGCGACGACGACCGCCGACCTCCCCGACGAGTACGACCAGTACGCGCACGAGCCGCCGGAGCCGGTGACGTTTACGTACGAGGAACTCGCAGGAAACCTCGACGGATGGATAAACGAGTGGGCGCGCCAGATAGCGAGCAACTAG
- a CDS encoding ABC transporter permease — MDKRVGAPDSEQLAPTPARALLLATGLATLLVLLVVFYYPVWTVFENAVLRDGYGVFSALADPLAAVTPDVLLGVLSDPFFLGAAHTLFEAPLRVPGDAAAWTVEFLATARPALVSRPPFVVLVHEAGNVEFGLFGFTAYQAVLSTVLSVLLGVPGAWVLARFEFPGRSTLKSLTILPFVLPSIMVVAGFVATFGTFGTVNDVLAWLGFGRVEMLYTLELVVLAHAFYNAPLVTRMVGTAWENVNANAVETARSLGAGRVRSFTDVVLPQLVPALAASALLTFVFTFMTFPIVLGLGGLRLATVEVWLYASVNQLDYETAAALGTLETAFSLFFMYVYLRYEARRASSGTGKPLPRARLFSADTLRDWLSRAGIAAYGLVIVVVFVLPLASMVLASVGGLDDPTLEWWRLLVERQGGSRTEPSVAVWNSLLFGLGALAVALPMGVVVAAFSTRGGRLRKLGDTVLMAPIAVSGVVVGFGLLQGLVFGVDIGSYRVSVVGPAVVVMAHAVAGYPFVVRNVAPMLADLDDRLVEAARSLGADRARALWDVELPLVWPGVVAGAAFAFAISIGEFDSTVILAGENTYTMPVALKRFLVDRTAGPSIGPAAAMGTVLLVVTAVSFVVIDYVGGRYRP, encoded by the coding sequence ATGGATAAACGAGTGGGCGCGCCAGATAGCGAGCAACTAGCGCCGACGCCGGCGCGAGCGCTCCTGCTCGCGACCGGATTGGCGACCCTGCTCGTCCTGCTCGTCGTCTTCTACTACCCGGTCTGGACGGTGTTCGAGAACGCCGTCCTCAGAGATGGGTACGGCGTGTTCAGCGCGCTCGCAGACCCGCTCGCGGCGGTGACGCCCGACGTGTTGCTCGGCGTTCTCAGCGACCCGTTCTTCCTCGGCGCGGCGCACACGCTGTTCGAGGCCCCGCTCCGCGTGCCCGGGGACGCCGCGGCGTGGACCGTCGAGTTCCTCGCGACCGCGCGGCCCGCGCTCGTCTCCCGGCCGCCGTTCGTCGTGCTCGTCCACGAGGCGGGGAACGTCGAGTTCGGACTGTTCGGATTCACCGCCTATCAGGCGGTTCTCTCCACCGTTCTGAGCGTCCTGCTCGGCGTGCCAGGCGCGTGGGTGCTCGCTCGCTTCGAGTTCCCCGGGCGGAGCACGCTGAAGTCGCTCACCATCCTCCCGTTCGTCCTGCCGTCCATCATGGTGGTCGCGGGGTTCGTCGCGACGTTCGGCACCTTCGGCACCGTGAACGACGTGCTCGCCTGGCTCGGGTTCGGACGGGTGGAGATGCTGTACACGCTCGAACTCGTCGTGCTCGCGCACGCGTTCTACAACGCGCCGCTGGTGACGCGGATGGTCGGGACGGCGTGGGAGAACGTGAACGCGAACGCCGTCGAGACCGCGCGAAGCCTCGGCGCGGGCCGCGTGCGGTCGTTTACGGACGTGGTGCTCCCCCAGCTCGTGCCCGCGCTCGCCGCGAGCGCGCTCCTCACGTTCGTCTTCACGTTCATGACGTTCCCCATCGTCCTCGGGCTGGGCGGCCTGCGGCTCGCGACCGTGGAGGTGTGGCTGTACGCGAGCGTGAACCAGCTCGACTACGAGACGGCGGCGGCGCTCGGCACGCTCGAAACCGCGTTCTCGCTGTTCTTCATGTACGTCTACCTCCGGTACGAGGCGCGGCGCGCGAGCAGCGGCACGGGGAAACCGCTCCCGCGCGCCCGGCTGTTCTCCGCGGACACGCTCCGCGACTGGCTCTCCCGCGCGGGAATCGCCGCCTACGGCCTGGTGATAGTCGTCGTGTTCGTCCTGCCGCTCGCGAGCATGGTTCTCGCGAGCGTCGGCGGCCTCGACGACCCGACGCTCGAATGGTGGCGGCTCCTGGTCGAGCGCCAGGGCGGGAGTCGAACGGAGCCGTCGGTGGCGGTCTGGAACTCCCTGCTGTTCGGGCTGGGCGCGCTCGCGGTCGCGCTCCCGATGGGCGTCGTCGTCGCGGCGTTCAGCACCCGGGGCGGCCGCCTCCGCAAACTCGGCGACACCGTCCTCATGGCTCCCATCGCCGTCTCCGGCGTCGTCGTCGGGTTCGGGTTGCTCCAGGGGCTCGTGTTCGGCGTCGATATCGGCTCCTATCGCGTGAGCGTCGTCGGCCCCGCCGTGGTCGTGATGGCGCACGCCGTCGCCGGCTACCCGTTCGTCGTGCGGAACGTCGCGCCGATGCTCGCCGACCTCGACGACCGACTCGTGGAGGCCGCGCGGAGCCTCGGCGCGGACCGCGCTCGCGCGCTCTGGGACGTCGAACTCCCGCTCGTCTGGCCGGGCGTCGTCGCGGGCGCGGCGTTCGCGTTCGCCATCAGCATCGGCGAGTTCGACTCCACGGTCATCCTCGCGGGCGAGAACACGTACACGATGCCCGTCGCGCTCAAGCGCTTCCTCGTGGACAGAACCGCCGGCCCGAGCATCGGCCCCGCGGCCGCGATGGGCACCGTCCTCCTCGTCGTGACCGCGGTGAGTTTCGTCGTCATCGACTACGTCGGCGGGCGCTACCGGCCGTAA
- a CDS encoding class I SAM-dependent methyltransferase, producing the protein MSVREEFDEWAASGRDKGMEERHWHTAKHVLARMPVEAGDTVLDLGTGSGYALRALRQRDVGRAYGLDGAPEMARNARSYTEDDRVGYVVGDFGSLPFATDSVDHVFSMEAFYYSADPLETLAEVRRVLRPGGTFYCAVNYYEENTYSHAWQDSISVEMTRWSREDYRRNFREAGLVVAEQDNVADREIEIPDAAAFPTEEFDTREEMVERYRRLGTLLTVGVAP; encoded by the coding sequence ATGAGCGTTCGCGAGGAGTTCGACGAGTGGGCGGCGTCGGGCCGCGATAAGGGCATGGAGGAGCGACACTGGCACACGGCGAAGCACGTGCTCGCGCGGATGCCGGTCGAGGCGGGCGACACGGTGCTCGACCTCGGGACGGGGAGCGGGTACGCGCTCCGCGCGCTCCGCCAGCGCGACGTGGGGCGGGCGTACGGCCTGGACGGCGCGCCGGAGATGGCGCGGAACGCGCGCTCGTACACCGAGGACGACCGCGTCGGGTACGTCGTGGGCGACTTCGGGAGTCTGCCGTTCGCGACGGACAGCGTCGACCACGTGTTCTCGATGGAGGCGTTCTACTACTCGGCCGACCCCCTGGAGACGCTGGCGGAGGTGCGGCGGGTGCTGCGTCCGGGCGGGACGTTCTACTGCGCGGTGAACTACTACGAGGAGAACACGTACTCGCACGCCTGGCAGGACTCCATCAGCGTCGAGATGACGCGGTGGAGTCGCGAGGACTACCGGCGGAACTTCCGGGAGGCGGGACTGGTCGTGGCGGAGCAGGACAACGTCGCCGACCGCGAAATCGAGATTCCGGACGCCGCTGCGTTCCCGACGGAGGAGTTCGACACGCGCGAGGAGATGGTCGAGCGCTACCGCAGACTCGGCACGCTCCTCACCGTCGGCGTCGCACCCTGA
- a CDS encoding DUF2391 domain-containing protein, producing MVGRGKRYALADTAQQVVGGFLLAGPFVVTEEVWVLAGGMRWYHVLVTVLIVSGIGYGALYKADDDRDPDREAEVGGVPVRFLSLLLVAFGSVLVLAFAFGAPSTFAEAAGVAAEPVALAALTLKATCVGAIFSVVGAATADSVF from the coding sequence ATGGTCGGGCGAGGGAAGCGGTACGCGTTGGCTGACACGGCCCAGCAGGTGGTGGGCGGGTTCCTGTTGGCGGGGCCGTTCGTGGTGACGGAGGAGGTGTGGGTGCTCGCGGGAGGGATGCGGTGGTATCACGTGCTCGTGACGGTGCTCATCGTGTCGGGTATCGGGTACGGCGCGCTGTACAAGGCGGACGACGACCGCGACCCGGACAGGGAGGCGGAGGTCGGTGGGGTGCCGGTGCGGTTCCTCAGCCTCCTGCTCGTCGCGTTCGGGTCGGTGTTGGTGTTGGCGTTCGCGTTCGGCGCGCCCTCGACGTTCGCGGAGGCGGCGGGCGTGGCGGCGGAGCCAGTGGCGCTCGCGGCGCTCACGTTGAAGGCGACGTGCGTCGGCGCTATCTTCTCCGTGGTCGGCGCGGCCACCGCCGACTCCGTCTTTTAA
- a CDS encoding PKD domain-containing protein produces MTHRSGRAAVLALAAMLVVAPIATSIAAQSAAAATGDTDPVVKFAYVDSSSGNVTLATASGDTIDMGVSAEIVGRAANLDDDYYVEVPYVNENNELRAIDRTGEDVLLADQAKKSKTKVAVGDFDGDGTNSVYYARETSTSGGDFLMRVNYSSAGSPQFVTDDFEVEAAVGVGNFSADAGDELALVGQASGQVMVWDGSSSTRLSDKNPSNPGAIGAPRDFDGDGTASVPIVDGSGNVRLLYANGTSESIHAGAKKDPIAAVDWAGDATPELLYLQSNSPANLAYTYLNGTADTVTLDGSEVNPALGAGVAAAADTDEPLEFSNFSVTNESNSLRVSFDATEDLQSVSVTVSGPDGTDLSLSDFDEVSLSGDYTYVANYTPVADGTYEGTLESGTAMDGDAASPGVTDSATIDRMFDVTNLNATAAPGQDVNVSFEATDALDSLTLTVDGAENATLDLDNFSTSDSSAPYVYNGTYDGSSDGNYTVTFDSATSPEGTDDDDLVDEVTIDQVFRTWNFTLANESGKLGVSFEADERLSATTVDITGPSNRTLGVDDFSVSDTDDGYRYGTAYVPDANGEYNGTLASATSLDGQETSPGYEDNATIDRGFTVWNLTLNTTADGDLRFGFNSTAGVESASLGLSGAENETLDRSDLDEISSSDPYRYEGTHAVATDGNYTLALDSASTGVNTFDGTLTANATRNQTGVALVNATLRDATNADGIVNASDAVTITANATGDVGSVTADASAFGAGTVELTHASGDTYTATVGVDADDTAGNETATVTARDGQGAVATDTSGDILLDAVAPTVAVGANRTVDVGESVTFAPDTASDDASGVADYTWNLGPAVADNRTTTYAYETAGTYTVSLAVTDDAGNTETAALTVTVTADTTTDTPTETTTTETATDESTTTTATATTTTTTVTTTDGAPAATADDTTTTTAATTTAATATTTTTTAAATSTTDTDPNATSTESTASVPGFGVVVAVLALLGVALLARRD; encoded by the coding sequence ATGACTCACCGAAGTGGGCGAGCCGCCGTACTCGCCCTCGCCGCGATGCTCGTCGTCGCCCCCATCGCGACGAGCATCGCCGCGCAGAGCGCGGCCGCGGCGACCGGCGACACCGACCCGGTCGTGAAGTTCGCGTACGTCGATAGCAGTTCGGGGAACGTTACGCTCGCGACGGCGTCCGGCGACACGATAGACATGGGCGTGAGCGCGGAAATCGTCGGTCGCGCCGCGAACCTCGACGACGACTACTACGTCGAGGTTCCGTACGTCAACGAGAACAACGAACTCCGCGCCATCGACCGCACCGGCGAGGACGTGTTGCTCGCCGACCAGGCGAAGAAGTCGAAGACCAAGGTCGCCGTCGGTGACTTCGACGGCGACGGCACGAACTCCGTCTACTACGCGAGGGAGACGTCCACGAGCGGCGGGGACTTCCTGATGCGCGTGAACTATTCGAGCGCCGGGTCGCCCCAGTTCGTCACCGACGACTTCGAAGTCGAGGCCGCGGTGGGCGTCGGGAACTTCTCGGCCGACGCGGGCGACGAACTCGCGTTGGTCGGGCAGGCGTCCGGCCAGGTGATGGTGTGGGACGGCTCCAGTTCGACCCGCCTGAGCGATAAGAACCCCTCGAACCCCGGCGCAATCGGCGCACCCCGAGACTTCGACGGGGACGGCACGGCGAGCGTGCCGATAGTGGACGGGAGCGGGAACGTGCGGTTGCTGTACGCGAACGGAACCTCCGAGAGCATCCACGCGGGCGCGAAGAAAGACCCAATCGCGGCGGTGGACTGGGCCGGAGACGCGACGCCCGAACTCCTCTACCTCCAGTCGAACTCGCCAGCGAACCTCGCGTACACGTACCTGAACGGTACCGCGGACACCGTGACGCTCGACGGGAGCGAAGTCAATCCCGCGCTCGGCGCGGGCGTCGCGGCCGCCGCGGACACCGACGAACCCCTCGAATTCTCGAACTTCTCCGTGACGAACGAGTCGAACAGTCTACGGGTGTCGTTCGACGCGACCGAAGACCTCCAGTCGGTCTCGGTGACCGTCTCGGGGCCGGACGGCACCGACCTGTCGCTCTCGGACTTCGACGAGGTGTCGTTGAGCGGTGACTACACGTACGTCGCGAACTACACGCCGGTCGCGGACGGGACGTACGAGGGGACGCTCGAATCCGGGACGGCGATGGACGGCGACGCGGCGAGTCCTGGCGTGACGGACAGCGCGACGATCGACCGGATGTTCGACGTGACGAACCTGAACGCGACCGCCGCGCCCGGCCAGGACGTGAACGTCTCGTTCGAGGCGACCGACGCGCTCGACTCGCTGACGCTCACCGTTGACGGCGCGGAGAACGCGACCCTCGACCTCGACAATTTCTCGACGAGCGATTCGAGCGCGCCCTACGTCTACAACGGCACGTACGACGGGAGCAGTGACGGGAACTACACCGTGACGTTCGACTCCGCGACCTCGCCCGAGGGGACGGACGACGACGACCTCGTGGACGAGGTGACTATCGACCAGGTGTTCCGGACGTGGAACTTCACGCTCGCGAACGAGTCCGGGAAGCTCGGCGTGTCGTTCGAGGCGGACGAGCGGTTGAGCGCGACCACCGTCGATATCACGGGGCCGTCGAACCGCACGCTCGGCGTGGACGACTTCTCGGTGAGCGACACGGACGACGGCTACCGGTACGGGACGGCGTACGTTCCGGACGCGAACGGCGAGTACAACGGCACGCTCGCGTCCGCGACCTCGCTCGACGGACAGGAGACGAGTCCCGGGTACGAGGACAACGCCACCATCGACCGCGGATTCACGGTCTGGAACCTCACGCTGAACACGACCGCGGACGGCGACCTCCGGTTCGGGTTCAACTCGACCGCGGGCGTGGAGAGCGCGTCGCTCGGCCTCTCGGGCGCGGAGAACGAGACCCTCGACAGGAGCGACCTCGACGAAATCTCGTCCAGCGACCCCTACCGGTACGAGGGGACGCACGCGGTGGCGACGGACGGGAACTACACGCTCGCGCTCGACTCGGCGTCCACGGGGGTGAACACGTTCGACGGGACGCTCACGGCGAACGCGACGCGGAACCAGACCGGCGTCGCGCTGGTGAACGCGACCCTGCGTGACGCGACGAACGCCGACGGTATCGTGAACGCCTCCGACGCGGTGACCATCACCGCGAACGCGACGGGTGACGTGGGGAGCGTGACCGCGGACGCGTCCGCGTTCGGCGCGGGCACGGTCGAACTCACGCACGCGAGCGGCGACACGTACACCGCGACCGTGGGCGTCGATGCGGACGACACCGCCGGGAACGAGACCGCCACCGTCACCGCCCGCGACGGCCAGGGCGCGGTCGCGACCGACACCTCGGGCGACATCCTGCTCGACGCGGTCGCCCCGACCGTCGCCGTCGGCGCGAACCGCACCGTCGATGTCGGGGAGTCCGTGACGTTCGCGCCGGACACCGCGAGCGACGACGCGTCCGGCGTCGCCGACTACACGTGGAACCTCGGCCCCGCGGTCGCGGACAACCGCACGACCACGTACGCCTACGAGACCGCCGGAACGTACACGGTCAGCCTCGCGGTCACCGACGACGCCGGGAACACCGAAACCGCCGCCCTCACCGTGACCGTCACCGCCGACACCACCACGGACACGCCCACGGAGACGACCACCACGGAGACGGCGACCGACGAATCCACCACGACGACGGCGACCGCGACAACGACCACGACCACGGTGACGACGACGGACGGCGCGCCGGCTGCGACGGCG